Part of the Sphingomonas morindae genome, TCGACGACCATCGCGACCTCGATCCGCCAGCCGACCGAACGGCGGCTGCACCGCTTCTCCTGGATCAACGAGTGGAAGGAGCGCGCCGACGCGCATGGAAGGCCGCTCGGGCTCGAACTGATCCTGCCGGACTGGTTCTTCGCCGCCGTCCTCGACGACGCGCTCGTCCTCACCATCGACCGGGCGTACTTCGACCTGACCGGCGGGCTGGAGCGCTGGCTGTACCGCCTCGTGCGCAAGCATGGCGGGCGGCAGGAAGGTGGCTGGAGCTTCGATCTCCCGCATCTCCATGCCAAGTCCGGCTCGCTCTCGCCGCTCAAGCACTTCGCCTACGACCTGCGCGAGATCGTGCGACTGCAACCACTTCCCGGCTACCGCCTCGCGATAGAGACCGCGTCCGGCGTGCCGGATCGGCTGTCGTTCGCGCCGACCGAGCTGCCGCCGTTCTGCTACACACCGCGTCCCCGCCGCGCGTCCCGACCTGGGGATAAGCTGTGAATCCCCTCGTGCTATCGGGGACCGGAACCCTCGTGCCATCGGGGACCGCAGGCTCGTGCTATCGGGGACCGAAATCGCCGATTCAGCGTGCGAAGTCAGCGGCTTGCGCGCCCTCTAACACTACTAACCAGAATTACTTCGTAATTCTTCTAACGCATCCCGCCGTTTCTA contains:
- a CDS encoding replication initiator protein A, with product MAYPFFSLAKSKRLAPIDFRAGTIVIRVEAVPEHGMATIWDADVLIWAASQIVEARDAGLKPSRLMATTPYEILNFIGRGVSLRDYDRLKAALDRLQSTTIATSIRQPTERRLHRFSWINEWKERADAHGRPLGLELILPDWFFAAVLDDALVLTIDRAYFDLTGGLERWLYRLVRKHGGRQEGGWSFDLPHLHAKSGSLSPLKHFAYDLREIVRLQPLPGYRLAIETASGVPDRLSFAPTELPPFCYTPRPRRASRPGDKL